A DNA window from Primulina tabacum isolate GXHZ01 chromosome 12, ASM2559414v2, whole genome shotgun sequence contains the following coding sequences:
- the LOC142521503 gene encoding uncharacterized protein LOC142521503 isoform X1, producing MTCADEEWVTNAMTDDSMVVELLVRLHYASPPLPLHPTVVPLDWSVRQHMSKPVYPTNFPKKTCHRDSPTTALSWSGATSISGGSGGGCEESSRPSLPELCNARRSEVNISSQKASSKRSRKKKNLAELKEEENTLIKERRDLKREIAAFRVSLENQRSVNERLKRTKLELPPLQERELTSLPVLPDLNIPFEEVPTSHVVAGAS from the exons ATGACCTGCGCCGACGAGGAGTGGGTGACGAACGCCATGACAGACGACTCCATGGTGGTGGAGCTCCTGGTACGCCTTCACTACGCATCTCCGCCGCTCCCTCTCCACCCAACCGTCGTGCCACTGGACTGGAGCGTACGTCAACACATGTCAAAGCCTGTTTATCCCACCAACTTCCCGAAGAAGACATGTCACAGAGACAGCCCCACGACGGCCCTGTCATGGAGCGGAGCCACCTCTATCAGCGGGGGGTCCGGCGGCGGGTGTGAAGAGTCCAGCCGCCCATCTCTCCCTGAGCTATGCAACGCCAGAAGATCTGAG GTTAATATTAGTAGTCAGAAGGCAAGCTCGAAGAGATCAAGAAAGAAGAAG AACTTGGCTGAActgaaggaagaagaaaacaCGCTAATTAAGGAAAGAAGAGATCTTAAAAGG GAAATAGCCGCCTTTCGCGTGAGTCTTGAGAATCAAAGGTCTGTGAACGAAAGATTGAAGAGAACGAAG CTTGAGTTGCCACCACTTCAAGAAAGAGAGCTAACATCTCTACCTGTTCTTCCCGATCTAAATATCCCGTTCGAAGAAGTTCCAACCTCTCATGTGGTTGCTGGAGCTAGCTAG
- the LOC142521503 gene encoding uncharacterized protein LOC142521503 isoform X2: MNLSRQTKGREVDFRVFKALAITADDLSVNISSQKASSKRSRKKKNLAELKEEENTLIKERRDLKREIAAFRVSLENQRSVNERLKRTKLELPPLQERELTSLPVLPDLNIPFEEVPTSHVVAGAS, from the exons ATGAATCTGTCGCGCCAAACAAAGGGTAGGGAAGTTGATTTTCGAGTGTTCAAAGCTTTAGCCATCACTGCAGATGATCTCAGT GTTAATATTAGTAGTCAGAAGGCAAGCTCGAAGAGATCAAGAAAGAAGAAG AACTTGGCTGAActgaaggaagaagaaaacaCGCTAATTAAGGAAAGAAGAGATCTTAAAAGG GAAATAGCCGCCTTTCGCGTGAGTCTTGAGAATCAAAGGTCTGTGAACGAAAGATTGAAGAGAACGAAG CTTGAGTTGCCACCACTTCAAGAAAGAGAGCTAACATCTCTACCTGTTCTTCCCGATCTAAATATCCCGTTCGAAGAAGTTCCAACCTCTCATGTGGTTGCTGGAGCTAGCTAG
- the LOC142521335 gene encoding ethylene-responsive transcription factor ERF084-like — MLRNVTFFPELEIFDPLQMPQQWNNFDSEPVFQPCFSSFSPVPVPKVADDSSRNRVSMGFSPCYSSSVSDEENRRDPDDQNHTVLEGIAAVVGEHVLFGSRSADVNQYSFCNSSEEKFLQNISVGHDNGMMKEDDHGVGVKKNYRGVRKRPWGRWSAEIRDRIGRCRHWLGTFDTAEEAARAYDAAARRLRGSKARTNFQIPSVLPLPLNSCSNSPSFEAKKLRANAKSGKVQSVSRKCCVVTSAAQLFSSNSAAESRRVVNLELGLKFNGGFSEATRASSLMA; from the coding sequence ATGTTGCGAAACGTCACTTTCTTCCCTGAACTGGAAATATTTGACCCACTTCAAATGCCGCAACAGTGGAATAACTTCGATTCAGAACCTGTTTTTCAACCTTGTTTCTCATCATTCTCTCCGGTTCCAGTCCCTAAGGTGGCTGATGATTCAAGCAGGAATCGTGTTTCAATGGGGTTTTCGCCTTGTTACTCTTCTTCGGTTTCTGACGAGGAGAATCGAAGGGATCCTGATGATCAGAACCATACAGTTCTTGAAGGGATTGCAGCTGTTGTCGGGGAGCATGTTCTCTTTGGAAGCCGCAGCGCTGACGTGAATCAGTATAGTTTTTGCAACAGTAGCGAAGAGAAGTTTCTTCAGAACATTTCTGTTGGTCATGATAATGGGATGATGAAAGAGGATGATCATGGAGTTGGGGTGAAGAAAAATTATAGGGGTGTGAGGAAGAGGCCGTGGGGGAGGTGGTCGGCGGAGATTCGCGACCGTATAGGGCGGTGCCGCCACTGGCTCGGCACCTTCGACACGGCTGAGGAGGCTGCGCGCGCCTACGATGCGGCGGCTAGGCGGTTGAGGGGTTCCAAAGCCCGGACTAACTTCCAGATACCTTCCGTTTTACCTCTCCCTCTTAATTCTTGTTCTAATTCACCGTCTTTTGAGGCAAAAAAGTTGAGGGCTAATGCAAAATCTGGAAAAGTGCAAAGTGTGAGCAGGAAGTGTTGTGTTGTAACTTCTGCTGCACAACTTTTTAGCTCAAATTCTGCGGCCGAGAGCAGGAGGGTTGTAAACTTGGAACTTGGTTTGAAGTTCAATGGAGGCTTTAGTGAGGCAACGAGGGCTTCTTCGTTGATGGCTTAG
- the LOC142520430 gene encoding LOW QUALITY PROTEIN: uncharacterized protein LOC142520430 (The sequence of the model RefSeq protein was modified relative to this genomic sequence to represent the inferred CDS: inserted 2 bases in 1 codon), with protein MVGVTLGLPGPWADSNYEPADHYSTKIGGLPDWPFPINTAIQALLLCNTCGRNLSLISQVYAPISSKDLNVEERIIYIFGCMVPQCDSHLWRALRVQKISSIEDSLPSFDDVDHTTVSSLSITETNWHDDLWSLQPREEHGDEIDDDIDLEELGRALSEAAHVALPVKGRLCPCFYIYNQEEKFVRKVASQNSNYLSPPVKMYEDNSEDHSNDEHMXEENYEYDRALHADRTYLKFKKRVDEYPEQCFRYSYGGKPLLASGEAVDPGLCRFCGELRHYEMQLMPPLIYFLQEATDNPERTSLEKFDWMTLVVFTCSKSCLLSSCSGGCENWTIAEEEVVVQFE; from the exons ATGGTTGGAGTCACTTTAGGCCTGCCAGGTCCTTGGGCTGATAGTAATTATGAACCAGCTGATCATTACTCTACGAAAATTGGAGGACTTCCT GATTGGCCTTTTCCAATAAATACTGCAATACAAGCTTTGCTTCTGTGCAATACATGTGGAAGAAATCTTAGTCTCATTTCGCAG GTTTATGCTCCAATTTCTAGTAAAGATTTAAATGTAGAAGAGCGAATAATCTATATTTTTGGCTGTATGGTTCCTCAATGTGATAGCCATCT GTGGCGAGCACTTCGAGTTCAGAAGATTTCTAGCATAGAGGATTCATTACCTTCATTTGATGACGTGGACCACACAACAGTATCTTCTCTTTCTATTACAGAAACTAATTGGCATGATGATCTATGGTCACTCCAACCTAGAGAAGAGCATGGTGATGAAATTGATGATGACATAGATCTGGAGGAGTTGGGCAGGGCACTTTCCGAAGCTGCACATGTTGCTTTACCAGTAAAAGGCAGA TTATGCCCTTGCTTTTATATATACAACCAGGAAGAGAAATTTGTGAGAAAAGTTGCTtctcaaaattcaaattatctGTCACCGCCCGTCAAAATGTATGAAGATAACTCTGAAGATCATTCAAATGATGAACATAT AGAAGAGAATTATGAATATGATAGAGCCTTGCATGCTGATAGGACTTACCTTAAGTTTAAGAAACGAGTGGATGAATACCCAGAGCAGTGCTT CAGATATTCATATGGAGGGAAGCCCTTGTTGGCTTCTGGAGAGGCTGTCGATCCTGGGCTCTGCAGATTCTGTGGTGAACTGAGACACTATGAAATGCAGCTGATGCCCCCATTGATATACTTCTTGCAGGAAGCGACTGATAATCCAGAAAGAACATCGTTGGAAAAATTCGATTGGATGACTTTGGTAGTCTTTACGTGTTCCAAG AGCTGCTTGCTGTCTTCATGCTCTGGTGGCTGTGAGAATTGGACAATAGCTGAAGAGGAAGTAGTTGTTCAATTCGAGTAG
- the LOC142520431 gene encoding monothiol glutaredoxin-S1-like, producing the protein MDVLMMLGSANSVVIFTKTSCCMSYSIKKLISSFGANPTIYEIDRLPNGKQIEKALTTALGCNPSVPAVFIGKEFVGGSNEIISLNVQGKLKPLLIKANAIWI; encoded by the coding sequence ATGGACGTGCTGATGATGTTAGGGTCTGCGAATTCGGTGGTGATATTCACCAAAACAAGTTGCTGCATGTCGTATTCAATCAAGAAACTGATAAGCAGTTTCGGCGCGAACCCTACAATTTACGAGATCGATAGGCTTCCGAATGGGAAGCAGATCGAGAAGGCATTAACGACAGCATTGGGGTGCAATCCGAGTGTGCCGGCGGTGTTCATTGGCAAGGAGTTTGTGGGTGGTTCTAATGAAATCATCAGCCTTAATGTTCAGGGCAAGCTCAAGCCGTTGCTCATCAAGGCCAATGCCATATGGATTTAA